Proteins co-encoded in one Hymenobacter swuensis DY53 genomic window:
- a CDS encoding putative DNA modification/repair radical SAM protein, whose translation MNDQRIQEKLSILADAAKYDVSCSSSGGKRKNVDKGLGNAEGMGICHSYTEDGRCVSLLKILLTNHCIFDCAYCVSRRSNDVKRAAFTVDEVVDLTMNFYRRNYIEGLFLSSGIFSSPDYTMERLVRIIKKLRTEHRFNGYIHVKAIPGASEELIQEAGLYADRLSVNIELPSEMALQNLAPEKNYAEILTPMAQIRDGITQNKEEKALFKKVPQFATAGQSTQLIVGASQENDLQIINLSDSLYKGYGLKRVYYSGYIPITDDARLPQVTQPPLIREHRLYQTDWLMRFYGFQADEILDPTHPFLDLEIDPKLAWALRNRHVFPVDVNTADYEMILRIPGVGSRSAKRIVAARRFGPLSLDHLHKFGVVLKRAKFFLTCRGQALSTRDYDEQTIRRQILFGAGSVRSALVTQQLDLFAQAS comes from the coding sequence ATGAACGACCAGCGCATTCAGGAGAAGCTAAGTATTTTGGCAGACGCCGCGAAGTACGATGTATCGTGCTCCAGCAGCGGCGGCAAGCGCAAAAACGTGGATAAAGGCCTGGGCAATGCTGAGGGTATGGGTATCTGCCACAGCTACACCGAGGATGGCCGCTGCGTGAGTCTGCTCAAGATTCTGCTCACCAACCATTGCATTTTCGACTGCGCCTACTGCGTATCGCGCCGCTCCAACGACGTGAAGCGCGCTGCTTTCACGGTGGACGAGGTGGTGGATCTGACCATGAATTTTTACCGCCGCAACTACATTGAGGGCCTGTTCCTGAGCAGCGGCATCTTTTCCTCGCCCGATTACACAATGGAGCGGCTGGTACGCATCATCAAAAAGCTGCGCACCGAGCACCGCTTCAATGGCTACATTCATGTAAAGGCCATTCCGGGTGCGTCGGAGGAGCTGATTCAGGAGGCCGGCCTGTATGCTGACCGCCTCAGCGTGAACATCGAGCTGCCTTCGGAAATGGCGCTGCAAAATCTGGCCCCTGAGAAAAACTACGCCGAAATTCTGACGCCGATGGCCCAGATCCGGGACGGCATCACCCAGAATAAGGAGGAGAAGGCACTGTTCAAGAAGGTGCCGCAATTTGCCACCGCCGGCCAAAGCACCCAACTCATCGTGGGCGCGTCGCAGGAAAACGACCTGCAAATCATCAACCTGAGTGACTCGCTCTACAAGGGCTACGGCCTCAAGCGGGTGTACTACTCCGGCTACATCCCCATCACCGACGATGCCCGCCTGCCCCAAGTGACGCAGCCGCCCCTTATCCGGGAGCACCGCCTCTACCAAACCGACTGGCTCATGCGCTTCTACGGCTTTCAGGCCGATGAAATCCTGGACCCCACGCACCCGTTCCTTGATCTGGAAATCGACCCCAAGCTGGCCTGGGCCCTGCGCAACCGCCACGTATTCCCGGTGGACGTGAATACGGCCGATTACGAGATGATTTTACGGATTCCCGGCGTGGGTTCACGCTCGGCCAAACGAATCGTGGCCGCCCGCCGCTTCGGTCCGCTCAGCCTCGACCATCTGCACAAGTTTGGGGTGGTGCTCAAGCGGGCCAAGTTCTTCCTCACCTGCCGGGGGCAGGCCCTCTCAACGCGTGACTACGACGAGCAGACCATTCGCCGCCAGATTTTGTTTGGGGCCGGTTCCGTCCGCTCCGCCTTGGTTACCCAACAGTTAGACCTTTTTGCTCAAGCCTCCTGA